The region GGGCCTCGGGCATGTGTGACATTCCCTACAGACACGGGAGCCGGGAAGTGGGAAGCGAGAGGGGATCGAGGGAAGCCAGAGGCCCAGGGTGACAACTGCCTGGGCCACTGGCTCTGGTGGCCAGGTGGGAACCTCCTTGGGCCCCCTGCACACACCCTCCCTAACTCagtcctcttcccccaccctgcccagccGTGCCCGGGCGTCTCCCTTCACCTAGCTGGCACGGCAACTACAGCCAGGAGGCGCCATTGGATGCCCGGGACCCGCTGCTGGCCCAGGCAGAGCTAGCCCTGCTCGCCACGGTCTTTGTGGCCGTGGCCCTGAGCAATGGCCTGGTGTTGGGGGCCCTAGTGCGGCGGGGCCGGCGGGGCCGCTGGGCGCCCATGCATGTCTTCATCGGCCACTTGTGCCTGGCCGACCTGGCCGTTGCTCTGTTCCAAGTGCTGCCCCAGCTGGCCTGGGACGCCACTGACCGCTTCCGTGGGCCCGATGCCCTGTGTCGGGCTGTCAAGTACTTGCAGATGGTAGGCATGTATGCCTCCTCCTACATGATCCTAGCCATGACGCTGGACCGCCACCGCGCCATCTGCCGCCCCATGCTGGCATACCGCCACGGAGGTGGGGCTCACTGGAACCGACCAGTGCTGGTGGCCTGGGCCTGCTCGCTCCTTCTCAGCCTGCCCCAGCTCTTCATCTTTGCCCAGCGCGATGTGGGAGATGGCAGTGGGGACCTCGACTGCTGGGCCCACTTTGCAGAGCCCTGGGGACTTCGCGCCTACGTCACCTGGATCGCTCTGATGGTGTTTGTGGCGCCTGCCCTGGGTATCGCTGCCTGCCAGGTGCTCATCTTCCGGGAGATCCATGCCAGTCTGGTGCCAGGGCCATCACAGAGGGCTGGGGGGCACCGCAGAGGGCGCCGGACAGGAAGGCCCAGTGAGGGAGCCCAGGTGTCAGCAGCCATGGCCAAGACCGTCAGGATGACGCTGGTGATTGTGATCGTCTATGTGCTGTGCTGGGCGCCCTTCTTTCTTGTGCAGCTGTGGGCAGCGTGGGACCCGGAGGCACCTCGGGAAGGTGGGTGTGGCTGTGGCCTGGACCATGGGGGGCCACTCAGGCTTGGCTGTACACACCGCgcatccccaccccactcccatgCGCTCACGTGGACTGTTAGCCCCCGGTGGGCACGCAGGATCACACCCCGGCCCAACAGCCTGAGCCCTagccccagctccacctccgCAGGGCCCCCCTTCGTGCTGCTCATGCTGCT is a window of Cynocephalus volans isolate mCynVol1 chromosome X, mCynVol1.pri, whole genome shotgun sequence DNA encoding:
- the AVPR2 gene encoding vasopressin V2 receptor, which encodes MVLASTASAVPGRLPSPSWHGNYSQEAPLDARDPLLAQAELALLATVFVAVALSNGLVLGALVRRGRRGRWAPMHVFIGHLCLADLAVALFQVLPQLAWDATDRFRGPDALCRAVKYLQMVGMYASSYMILAMTLDRHRAICRPMLAYRHGGGAHWNRPVLVAWACSLLLSLPQLFIFAQRDVGDGSGDLDCWAHFAEPWGLRAYVTWIALMVFVAPALGIAACQVLIFREIHASLVPGPSQRAGGHRRGRRTGRPSEGAQVSAAMAKTVRMTLVIVIVYVLCWAPFFLVQLWAAWDPEAPREGPPFVLLMLLASLNSCTNPWIYASFSSSISSELRGLLCWARRHVPASLGPQDESCATASSSLAKDTSS